From a single Candidatus Poribacteria bacterium genomic region:
- a CDS encoding ABC transporter substrate-binding protein, whose translation MSQTEKIRIGHSPDSDDAFMFYALAKGLIPTGPYEIVHVIEDIETLNQRALAAELEVTAISVHAYAYVAKDYLFMPCGASIGDQYGPLVVSKEPMDTLAGKRIAIPGKMTTAYLTLSLFQPDFEAEPRPFDKILDAVQQDEVDAGLIIHEGQLTYAREGLHKVIDLGEWWYEETGLPLPLGANVIRRNLGTEKIREITALLKQSIQYSLEHREHGLEYAMTYARDMETSLADKFVGMYVNDYTLDYGEKGRAGVRELLHRGNVAGIIPHPVDADFVSLE comes from the coding sequence ATGTCCCAAACAGAAAAAATTCGGATTGGGCACAGCCCAGATTCCGATGACGCTTTCATGTTCTACGCTCTCGCTAAAGGATTAATCCCAACGGGTCCTTATGAGATTGTTCATGTCATTGAAGACATTGAAACCCTAAATCAACGTGCGCTTGCCGCTGAACTTGAGGTTACAGCAATCTCTGTTCACGCCTACGCTTACGTCGCCAAGGATTATCTGTTCATGCCCTGTGGCGCGAGCATCGGCGACCAGTACGGTCCCCTTGTCGTTTCCAAGGAACCAATGGACACCCTCGCGGGTAAACGCATCGCCATTCCCGGTAAAATGACGACCGCCTATCTCACACTTAGCCTCTTCCAACCAGATTTTGAGGCAGAGCCCCGTCCTTTTGATAAAATATTAGATGCCGTCCAACAGGATGAAGTCGATGCGGGACTCATAATTCATGAAGGACAATTAACCTACGCACGTGAAGGGCTTCATAAAGTCATTGATTTGGGTGAGTGGTGGTATGAGGAAACTGGATTACCATTGCCTCTCGGTGCGAATGTAATTCGTCGCAACCTCGGCACCGAAAAAATTCGTGAGATAACAGCATTACTCAAACAGAGCATCCAGTACTCACTCGAACACCGAGAACACGGTTTGGAGTATGCAATGACTTACGCTCGCGACATGGAAACCTCGCTCGCGGATAAATTTGTAGGGATGTACGTCAATGACTATACGCTTGATTACGGGGAAAAGGGCAGAGCAGGCGTGCGGGAATTGCTCCACCGTGGTAATGTTGCTGGGATTATTCCGCACCCTGTAGACGCTGATTTTGTCTCGCTTGAATAA
- a CDS encoding YigZ family protein, whose amino-acid sequence MSDQYRTVVGIAHASHVVKKSRFLGEATAVHTQEAVKDFLSQVQERSPRASHYCYAYSIGSDTTLREYATDAGEPTHSAGPPILSAIRAFDLSNIICVVTRYYGGINLGVGGLIRAYGQCARECLQNATIENRIFHQNLYLKVDYPDIGTVVTLCKRVGGKVIDIKYDPDPMIQIQIRQNAVEPFQAKLQGLGIVK is encoded by the coding sequence ATGTCTGATCAATATAGAACGGTAGTGGGAATCGCCCACGCGTCCCACGTTGTAAAGAAATCTCGATTTCTCGGAGAGGCAACAGCTGTACACACCCAAGAGGCAGTGAAAGATTTTCTGAGCCAAGTGCAAGAACGCAGCCCACGCGCTTCTCACTATTGTTATGCTTACAGTATTGGCAGTGATACTACACTGCGCGAATATGCTACAGACGCAGGGGAACCCACGCATTCTGCGGGGCCTCCTATTCTCTCGGCGATTCGAGCGTTTGACTTGTCGAATATTATCTGTGTTGTCACTCGGTATTATGGTGGTATCAACCTCGGTGTCGGTGGGTTAATTCGTGCTTACGGTCAATGTGCCAGAGAATGCTTACAAAATGCTACAATTGAAAACCGTATCTTTCATCAAAATTTGTATCTAAAAGTTGATTATCCGGATATAGGCACCGTCGTCACGCTATGTAAACGCGTCGGCGGAAAAGTAATAGACATAAAATATGATCCGGATCCGATGATTCAGATTCAGATTCGACAAAATGCCGTCGAACCCTTTCAAGCGAAACTCCAAGGTCTTGGAATCGTAAAGTGA
- a CDS encoding SdiA-regulated domain-containing protein — translation MSYKRVLLIFSIIIISIALVYFLVQMEQSATTETGASRPVALPYNWVGSITQKQIAEPSGITYHPTRRSLFLADDSGSVHEVSLEGRLLQSKGLNERDIEGITVDPSTGLLYAAVEDDEAILELDPEDLTLQREFRIGRNFNGEQLLRKGGMGIEAIAFVPDASHPEGGTFWVGNQSFSLKAKDEASVVCEVVVPLRSATAKQSDGAIIHAYKMNFIDISGLAYDAQGDFLVLISDTTNLLVELKREGTVLRQYLLPGDEQEGVVLDGHGYMYLAQENGKIIKLADRRLR, via the coding sequence ATGTCTTACAAAAGAGTGCTTCTAATTTTTTCGATCATAATTATCAGTATCGCTTTAGTATATTTTCTGGTCCAAATGGAGCAATCTGCGACGACAGAAACGGGGGCATCACGCCCAGTTGCGCTTCCGTATAATTGGGTCGGGAGTATAACACAGAAACAAATAGCGGAACCTTCTGGTATTACCTACCATCCGACTCGACGGAGCCTATTTCTGGCTGATGATTCAGGGAGTGTCCATGAGGTAAGTCTGGAAGGTAGACTTCTTCAGTCAAAAGGATTAAACGAGCGGGATATTGAAGGAATTACCGTGGATCCGAGTACGGGCTTGCTGTACGCTGCTGTGGAAGACGACGAAGCGATATTGGAACTTGATCCAGAAGATCTCACTCTTCAAAGGGAATTTAGAATCGGCAGGAATTTTAACGGTGAACAACTCCTGAGGAAAGGGGGCATGGGTATCGAAGCGATTGCTTTCGTTCCAGATGCCTCACACCCGGAAGGTGGTACTTTTTGGGTCGGTAATCAATCCTTCAGTCTTAAAGCGAAAGATGAAGCCTCGGTCGTCTGCGAGGTCGTTGTGCCCCTGCGTTCTGCAACAGCGAAACAGTCAGATGGCGCGATCATCCACGCTTATAAAATGAACTTCATTGACATTTCAGGCTTGGCATACGATGCTCAAGGCGATTTTCTGGTATTAATCAGCGATACAACGAACCTCTTGGTGGAGCTCAAACGGGAAGGCACTGTTCTAAGGCAATACCTTTTACCCGGTGACGAACAGGAAGGGGTTGTGTTAGACGGACACGGTTACATGTACCTCGCACAGGAGAACGGAAAAATTATCAAATTGGCGGATCGGCGACTGCGTTGA
- the folP gene encoding dihydropteroate synthase, which translates to MNCRGKSLTLGLHTHVMGILNVTPDSFSDGGCYLDVEQAVAHAELMVAEGATLIDIGGESSRPGASSVSVNEELARILPVIRAIVGTVDVLLSVDTYKAEVARHALDAGVHLINDITALRGDTTMAAVVSEMEAGLILMHMKGTPRTMQQAPQYHDVVSEICDSLQESIKIAESEGVSADRIIIDPGIGFGKTIEHNLEILKRLSEFRRLHKPLLIGTSRKSFIGNILNLPVTERIEGTTATVCWAITHGADIVRVHDIKANVRAAQMTDALYR; encoded by the coding sequence ATGAACTGTCGCGGTAAATCGCTCACTTTAGGTTTACATACACATGTAATGGGCATCTTGAACGTCACACCCGACTCTTTTTCCGACGGAGGGTGTTACCTTGATGTTGAACAGGCGGTCGCACATGCCGAACTAATGGTGGCGGAAGGTGCGACCCTTATTGATATTGGAGGAGAATCATCCCGCCCTGGGGCATCTTCGGTGTCTGTCAATGAAGAATTAGCGCGAATCCTACCCGTCATTCGCGCGATTGTTGGTACCGTTGATGTTCTTCTTTCCGTTGACACATATAAAGCTGAAGTGGCTCGACACGCCCTCGATGCCGGTGTCCATCTTATCAATGACATCACAGCGTTACGTGGCGACACCACAATGGCAGCGGTTGTATCAGAAATGGAAGCCGGACTCATTCTGATGCACATGAAAGGGACACCCCGCACCATGCAACAAGCCCCTCAGTATCACGATGTCGTTAGCGAAATTTGTGATTCACTTCAAGAGAGTATCAAGATTGCCGAATCCGAAGGTGTTTCTGCCGACCGTATCATTATCGACCCAGGGATAGGATTTGGCAAGACAATAGAACACAACCTTGAAATCCTAAAACGCCTTTCGGAATTTCGAAGATTACACAAACCTTTGCTCATTGGGACTTCACGGAAATCGTTTATCGGTAACATTTTAAACCTCCCTGTAACCGAGCGTATTGAGGGAACAACCGCGACAGTGTGTTGGGCGATCACACACGGCGCGGATATTGTGCGCGTCCATGACATCAAAGCGAATGTTCGTGCTGCTCAAATGACAGATGCACTTTATAGATAA
- a CDS encoding glycine cleavage system protein H (part of multienzyme complex composed of H, L, P, and T proteins which catalyzes oxidation of glycine to yield carbon dioxide, ammonia, 5,10-CH2-H4folate and a reduced pyridine nucleotide; protein H is involved in transfer of methylamine group from the P to T protein; covalently bound to a lipoyl cofactor), with amino-acid sequence MDNIEIKYTTTHEWIEFLNSKDCNVGITERIQEVYNSIVFIELPVLGEYEQGEIIGRVETSEGRSFYIYAPVTGEVYEINAALDDDIELLNRFPEGDGWICKFRLENPNEIDTLLSRKEYESHEEEEVNEDEYLPETNFYDNIEDY; translated from the coding sequence ATGGATAACATTGAGATAAAGTATACAACTACACATGAATGGATTGAATTTCTCAATTCAAAGGATTGTAATGTTGGAATCACAGAGCGGATTCAAGAGGTCTACAATAGCATTGTTTTCATAGAGTTGCCAGTTCTCGGCGAATACGAACAGGGAGAAATTATCGGACGCGTTGAAACATCAGAAGGAAGGAGCTTCTATATTTATGCCCCTGTAACAGGTGAAGTTTACGAAATCAACGCGGCTCTTGACGATGATATTGAACTTCTCAATCGCTTTCCAGAAGGAGATGGATGGATTTGTAAATTTCGGCTTGAGAACCCAAATGAAATAGACACGCTCCTCAGCCGAAAAGAATACGAGTCACATGAAGAGGAAGAAGTCAACGAAGATGAGTACTTGCCAGAAACAAATTTTTACGATAACATCGAGGATTATTGA
- the ftsH gene encoding ATP-dependent zinc metalloprotease FtsH, translated as MVIWWVVVAGLVVLGIYQLFNRRDPVYQLATSDFHQYITRGSSLFEGYLVLDEEWVEGQFNKNRLNEIRAEILESVAFEEQETHLPPKWQGEFRASRDAIDDYDIQAKLDENEINYNVKPPSKFPQGLLIFGTTVVPLLIFLGLMIFLSRQMQGSGNRALSFGKSRARLHSENQTKVTFEDVAGVDEAKEALEEVIEFLRAPKKFERLGGKIPKGVLLMGPPGTGKTMLAQAVAGEADVPFYSISGSDFVEMFVGVGASRVRDLFETGKKNAPCIIFIDELDAVGRHRGAGIGGGHDEREQTLNQLLVEMQGFEASEGVILIAATNRPDVLDPALLRPGRFDRQIVVDLPDVRGREAILNVHTKDPYKLAENVNLEILAKATPGFSGADLENMANEAALLAARCDKEEIDMMCFDEAKDRVLMGPERRSLVISDEERRVTAYHEAGHALMLHFVPESDPNYKCTIVPRGRALGVTAKLPLEERHNMSKKRLLAHIIFALGGRVAEEIIFGEQTTGAQNDFEQATSLARRMVTQWGMSRMGPLTYGRRDEQVFLGKELSVHQDYSEKTAIEIDKAVHDIVTECYNKAREILETNLEGLKLLADALLERETLVTEDIDEILGPRPQLPAKPIT; from the coding sequence ATGGTGATTTGGTGGGTAGTGGTTGCCGGACTCGTCGTCTTGGGCATTTACCAACTATTTAACCGCAGAGATCCAGTTTATCAACTCGCGACCTCTGACTTTCACCAATACATAACACGCGGTTCATCCCTGTTCGAAGGATATTTGGTCTTAGATGAAGAATGGGTTGAAGGACAGTTCAATAAAAATAGACTCAATGAAATTCGTGCTGAGATTCTGGAAAGCGTGGCCTTTGAAGAGCAAGAAACCCATCTCCCGCCAAAATGGCAAGGCGAATTTAGAGCAAGCCGTGATGCAATCGATGATTATGACATCCAAGCGAAACTTGACGAGAATGAAATTAACTATAACGTCAAGCCGCCCTCCAAATTTCCGCAGGGGTTGCTGATTTTCGGGACAACCGTTGTACCCCTACTAATTTTCTTAGGATTGATGATTTTCCTCTCGCGTCAGATGCAAGGGAGTGGGAATCGAGCCTTGTCTTTTGGCAAAAGCCGTGCCAGACTCCACTCTGAGAACCAAACGAAAGTGACATTTGAAGATGTCGCGGGTGTCGATGAGGCGAAGGAGGCACTTGAGGAAGTCATTGAATTTCTGAGGGCACCGAAAAAATTTGAGCGACTCGGCGGTAAAATTCCTAAAGGGGTCCTCCTCATGGGACCCCCCGGCACCGGTAAAACAATGCTTGCCCAAGCTGTTGCGGGTGAAGCAGATGTGCCGTTTTATAGTATCAGTGGTTCCGATTTCGTCGAAATGTTCGTCGGGGTCGGGGCATCCCGCGTCAGAGACCTGTTTGAAACTGGGAAAAAGAACGCACCCTGTATTATTTTTATCGATGAATTAGATGCTGTCGGTAGACACCGTGGTGCAGGGATCGGTGGTGGACACGATGAGCGTGAACAAACCTTAAATCAACTTCTCGTTGAGATGCAAGGGTTTGAAGCATCTGAAGGCGTAATACTTATTGCGGCAACGAACCGACCTGACGTTTTAGATCCTGCTCTCCTTCGTCCGGGACGATTCGATCGACAGATTGTTGTTGATTTGCCCGACGTGCGTGGTAGGGAAGCGATACTTAATGTCCATACGAAAGATCCTTATAAACTCGCTGAAAACGTCAATTTGGAAATCTTAGCGAAGGCAACACCGGGATTCTCCGGTGCTGACCTTGAGAATATGGCAAACGAAGCAGCACTACTTGCCGCAAGATGTGACAAAGAAGAAATCGACATGATGTGCTTTGACGAAGCCAAAGACCGAGTGCTCATGGGTCCCGAACGACGTAGCCTCGTCATTAGCGATGAAGAAAGACGGGTTACGGCTTATCACGAAGCTGGACACGCGCTTATGCTACACTTCGTGCCAGAAAGTGATCCGAACTACAAGTGCACTATTGTCCCACGCGGCAGAGCTCTCGGTGTAACAGCGAAACTTCCTCTCGAAGAACGGCATAATATGAGCAAAAAACGTCTCCTCGCGCATATCATTTTTGCCCTCGGAGGCAGAGTCGCTGAGGAAATTATATTTGGTGAACAAACCACCGGTGCCCAAAACGATTTTGAGCAAGCCACGAGTCTCGCACGCCGAATGGTTACGCAATGGGGTATGAGCCGCATGGGGCCTCTTACCTACGGCAGACGCGACGAACAGGTTTTCCTCGGTAAAGAATTAAGTGTCCATCAGGATTATAGTGAAAAAACTGCCATTGAAATCGACAAGGCTGTCCATGATATTGTAACAGAGTGCTATAATAAAGCACGGGAAATCTTGGAAACGAATCTTGAAGGCTTAAAGTTACTCGCAGACGCACTCTTAGAACGCGAAACGCTTGTCACCGAAGATATTGACGAGATTCTCGGACCCCGACCACAACTACCCGCGAAGCCAATTACATGA
- the acpS gene encoding holo-ACP synthase, which produces MHQQKIQGIGIDIVEVQRIRDASRRWGSRFEQRIYTQQELAYCGDAPSRYWRLAARFAAKEATLKALGTGLTTGMRWQDVEIQANTVGKPDLILHGEVQRYAQKHNISTSFVSMSHTNDYAVAQVTLCCV; this is translated from the coding sequence ATGCACCAGCAAAAAATTCAGGGAATCGGCATTGATATCGTTGAAGTTCAACGGATCCGAGACGCATCCCGTCGGTGGGGATCACGTTTTGAACAACGGATTTATACGCAACAAGAACTTGCTTATTGTGGAGATGCTCCGTCTCGGTACTGGCGGCTTGCTGCTCGATTTGCTGCGAAAGAGGCAACGCTCAAGGCTCTCGGCACAGGTTTGACAACAGGAATGCGTTGGCAAGACGTAGAGATTCAAGCGAATACGGTCGGAAAACCCGATCTCATTCTACACGGGGAAGTGCAACGCTATGCACAGAAACACAATATCAGCACATCATTCGTCTCTATGTCCCATACAAATGACTATGCTGTAGCACAAGTTACACTCTGTTGCGTATAA
- a CDS encoding methyltransferase domain-containing protein, protein MPKYLYLTATPDGLTELVRAECVALTGSVPNTDGISISDRCVDVSRGAYLKSCSEILFETSSLTELCSNIRSIGLHADEFRVSVVKKPRTLKMNSMTLARDIGTAISGSANLRQPRTTFLTVVTAEKMWFGQLLSESDGVWHAHNQRPYVTSSSLPARLARVLVNLVALPGDRLLDPCCGTGTIVMAAAHSGIHTTGSDVNPRMIGATTKNLQHFGLSADVALGDARQIDGQYDAVATDLPYGINLVRDSTQEIEILSNLRTCASRAAFIDLRDLSKTLTDLGYQIESVLPVPKLSIVRRVFITSVVA, encoded by the coding sequence ATGCCTAAATATCTTTATCTCACAGCAACTCCAGATGGACTCACAGAATTAGTGCGTGCGGAATGCGTAGCTTTGACAGGGTCTGTGCCAAATACAGACGGCATCTCGATTTCGGACAGGTGTGTTGATGTCAGTCGAGGCGCGTATCTGAAAAGTTGCAGCGAAATCCTTTTTGAAACAAGCAGTCTCACAGAACTCTGTTCAAACATCAGGTCCATAGGTTTACATGCGGACGAATTTCGAGTTTCTGTCGTAAAAAAGCCCCGCACCCTAAAAATGAACTCTATGACCCTCGCGCGAGACATCGGCACAGCTATCAGTGGTAGTGCGAATTTACGGCAGCCACGGACTACCTTTCTAACGGTTGTGACGGCTGAAAAAATGTGGTTTGGGCAACTCCTTTCCGAGTCCGATGGTGTTTGGCATGCGCATAATCAACGACCTTACGTAACATCGAGTTCACTACCGGCTCGGTTGGCGAGAGTGCTCGTGAATTTAGTAGCACTTCCAGGAGATCGTCTACTTGACCCGTGTTGTGGAACTGGCACTATCGTGATGGCTGCTGCGCATAGCGGTATCCACACGACTGGTTCCGATGTTAACCCTCGCATGATCGGCGCGACGACAAAAAATCTTCAGCATTTCGGACTCTCAGCAGACGTAGCACTCGGTGATGCGAGACAAATTGATGGGCAGTATGACGCGGTTGCAACGGATCTGCCCTACGGGATTAATCTCGTTAGAGATAGCACTCAAGAGATAGAGATTTTGTCAAATTTGCGGACGTGTGCGTCGAGAGCAGCATTCATCGATCTTCGGGATCTCAGTAAAACATTGACCGATCTTGGTTACCAGATTGAAAGCGTTTTACCAGTGCCAAAGTTGAGCATTGTCCGCCGTGTTTTTATCACCTCTGTGGTAGCATAA